A DNA window from Carnobacterium funditum DSM 5970 contains the following coding sequences:
- the fliD gene encoding flagellar filament capping protein FliD: MANDLSFMGSYSGIDMNTVDSLIQAESGKLVQYTNKQATLTTEKTAWKDINTRLSSLYEKLGSLQEDATFKSRAITSSDTNKLTISAKTDAQLGDYSVQVNRLATSTTMTSGLIPSAADKTVMDALGLAGDFTITNQDFDLAKPEENTFSIDIKVEDSLKDIVGKINEQTKLSGVQAKIIDRQIILTDTKMGNRTFTVGGDLADDLGLDTNATLINGQSSEIEIDGITITKDTNTIEDAIDGVTLTLKELSEVGKPTTVTVKEDTAKTEKAIQDVVDQYNSILSFVGDQLDVGDPSAEKNKTGALVGDSTLMRLEMGLRSLMTANVNNGSTSVKNMSDLGITVDRAGKATLDSKKLKEALANDPAAVKNLFFNTEGIETAVAGEPLATVEKENGMAQKMRSLIDSYISEKTGIIANKSTTFENEIKDISKSITSFNERLEKKRTNYIAMFTRLDTVMMEAESQMAYLNSQFNPPSK; encoded by the coding sequence ATGGCAAATGATTTAAGTTTTATGGGATCGTATTCAGGAATTGATATGAATACCGTCGATTCACTAATCCAAGCAGAGTCAGGTAAGTTGGTTCAATATACCAATAAACAAGCTACTTTGACAACTGAGAAAACAGCTTGGAAAGACATTAATACCCGTTTGAGTAGCTTGTACGAAAAGCTAGGAAGTTTACAAGAAGATGCAACGTTTAAATCTAGAGCGATTACAAGTTCTGATACAAACAAACTAACTATTTCAGCAAAAACAGATGCTCAATTAGGGGATTATTCTGTTCAAGTCAATCGCTTAGCGACTTCAACGACGATGACTTCGGGATTAATACCTTCAGCAGCTGATAAGACAGTTATGGATGCGCTCGGCTTAGCGGGAGATTTTACAATTACTAATCAGGATTTTGATTTAGCTAAACCTGAAGAAAATACTTTTTCCATCGACATCAAAGTAGAAGATAGCTTAAAAGACATTGTTGGTAAAATCAATGAACAAACTAAACTATCAGGTGTCCAAGCAAAAATTATTGATAGACAAATTATTTTGACCGATACAAAAATGGGGAATCGTACATTTACTGTAGGAGGGGATCTTGCTGATGATTTAGGTCTAGACACAAATGCAACACTCATAAACGGCCAATCATCTGAGATAGAAATCGACGGGATAACCATTACGAAAGACACAAACACGATTGAAGATGCGATTGATGGGGTGACACTAACGCTTAAAGAGCTTAGCGAAGTGGGGAAACCTACGACTGTGACCGTAAAAGAAGATACAGCAAAAACCGAGAAAGCCATTCAAGATGTAGTCGATCAATACAATTCTATCTTATCATTTGTAGGAGATCAGCTGGATGTTGGCGATCCTTCGGCAGAAAAAAATAAAACGGGTGCTTTAGTCGGCGACAGCACATTGATGCGATTGGAAATGGGACTTCGGTCTTTGATGACGGCCAATGTGAACAATGGCAGTACTTCTGTGAAAAACATGTCTGATTTAGGTATTACAGTTGATCGAGCAGGCAAAGCTACGCTAGATTCAAAAAAACTCAAAGAAGCATTAGCCAATGATCCAGCAGCAGTAAAAAATCTTTTCTTCAATACCGAGGGAATAGAAACCGCAGTTGCAGGCGAACCGTTAGCTACCGTTGAAAAAGAAAACGGCATGGCTCAAAAAATGCGGTCATTGATTGATAGTTATATTTCTGAAAAAACAGGTATCATTGCAAATAAATCTACTACTTTTGAAAATGAAATCAAAGATATCAGTAAAAGCATTACGAGTTTTAACGAGCGCTTGGAGAAAAAAAGAACGAATTATATTGCGATGTTTACACGTTTAGATACGGTGATGATGGAAGCTGAGTCACAAATGGCTTATCTAAATAGCCAGTTCAATCCACCAAGTAAGTAA
- the fliS gene encoding flagellar export chaperone FliS, with amino-acid sequence MDYRNASNVYKQNQILNATPKKLVIMLYEGAIKNLKLAELSATDKKIEETNNALIKVQNIIQELMSTLDFKNGGEVAENLNQLYDYYMTELIKANRSKDPESIKNIRVPLEELRDTWIEI; translated from the coding sequence ATGGATTATAGAAACGCATCAAATGTTTACAAACAAAACCAAATCTTAAACGCCACACCCAAAAAACTAGTTATTATGTTATACGAAGGTGCCATCAAAAACTTAAAACTAGCTGAACTCTCAGCAACGGACAAGAAAATTGAAGAAACCAATAATGCCTTAATCAAAGTTCAAAACATTATTCAAGAATTGATGAGTACCTTAGATTTTAAAAATGGTGGCGAAGTTGCCGAAAATTTAAACCAGTTATATGATTATTATATGACTGAGTTAATTAAAGCCAATCGTTCTAAAGATCCTGAAAGCATCAAAAACATCCGAGTGCCATTAGAAGAGTTACGCGATACGTGGATTGAAATCTAA
- the flgB gene encoding flagellar basal body rod protein FlgB has protein sequence MSNSAYNLIKNALDATELRQQMISSNIANVNTPDYKVNKVDFENRLEKAYDGIGMKKTNVRHIGIGSPDEVLPIVTKRTNSIVKENGNNVDIDMEMTDEAATTIQYNALVAQLNAKYSMLYSAITK, from the coding sequence ATGAGCAATTCTGCGTACAATCTTATCAAGAACGCGCTTGATGCAACTGAATTGAGACAACAAATGATTTCGAGCAATATTGCGAATGTCAATACACCTGACTATAAGGTCAATAAAGTTGATTTTGAAAACAGATTAGAAAAAGCCTATGATGGAATTGGAATGAAAAAAACGAACGTTCGACATATTGGGATTGGCAGTCCAGATGAAGTTCTGCCGATTGTGACAAAGAGGACAAACTCAATCGTGAAAGAAAATGGAAACAATGTGGACATTGATATGGAAATGACAGATGAAGCCGCAACGACAATCCAATACAATGCACTTGTTGCCCAACTAAATGCCAAATATTCGATGCTTTACAGTGCAATCACAAAATGA
- the flgC gene encoding flagellar basal body rod protein FlgC: MSIFNSLHINASGLGLERLKLDTISTNIANINTTRTEDGGAYIKKEVVFEESLKQVNSSLTGNVEKKSFGVKATQIAENDEGIVIEYNPTHPDADENGYLQLSNVNMADEMIDMITAQRTYDANVTAMNASKEMLKKALEIRIS, encoded by the coding sequence ATGTCTATATTTAATTCCTTACACATTAACGCGAGCGGCTTAGGGTTAGAACGGTTAAAACTAGATACGATTTCAACCAATATTGCCAACATCAATACCACCCGCACGGAAGATGGTGGAGCTTACATAAAAAAAGAAGTCGTTTTCGAAGAAAGTCTCAAGCAAGTGAACTCTTCTTTGACAGGCAATGTAGAGAAGAAAAGTTTTGGAGTCAAAGCAACTCAGATAGCAGAAAACGATGAAGGAATTGTGATAGAATACAATCCTACTCATCCAGATGCAGATGAAAATGGTTATCTGCAACTATCAAATGTCAATATGGCAGATGAAATGATCGACATGATTACAGCGCAACGTACCTATGATGCTAATGTCACAGCTATGAACGCCAGTAAAGAAATGTTGAAAAAAGCATTAGAAATTAGAATCAGTTAA
- the fliE gene encoding flagellar hook-basal body complex protein FliE codes for MNIEKLSASLLTGVTQPATPGIKTQETTASGSFAGMIEQAMGNLNDKQLAADQAVQSLAAGDADNLHTVMIRTSEAQLTLDLALQIRNKGLEAYNEVKNMQF; via the coding sequence GTGAACATAGAAAAATTATCTGCTAGTTTATTAACTGGCGTCACTCAACCCGCTACACCAGGCATAAAGACACAAGAAACAACCGCATCAGGATCATTTGCAGGAATGATCGAGCAAGCAATGGGTAATTTGAATGACAAACAATTAGCAGCGGACCAAGCTGTTCAGAGTCTTGCAGCAGGAGATGCCGATAATTTACATACAGTTATGATTCGAACATCAGAAGCTCAATTAACGCTAGATTTAGCCTTACAAATTAGAAATAAAGGTCTAGAAGCCTATAACGAAGTGAAGAATATGCAATTTTAA
- the fliF gene encoding flagellar basal-body MS-ring/collar protein FliF, with product MGNFQNTMNGIKAGWAGLGRQKRNSLVLLLILITASVIGLTYYTQKVEYATLFSNLEETDAGIIVNDLKTKKVKYKLEDNGTTILVDKSQVDTYRIDLAVNDMLPQNSTGFEIFDTTSMMATDEDRKIMYQRAVTGELERSISALDAIETAKVLLSMPKESVFTSQEDQAKASASVVLTTSNGQIPDNSAVQGIASLIAGAVENLPKENIKIVDTKGNLLSAALEDDSSLNATDMVSKYQAIKNRYEQELEEKLTETLGPIFGAENVNVAVSADLNFDSIQKERVTYSDEPVLRSETVSASGGTIDVAGGTGIDNVINEIVEGDGDVSSSYDRTANYELDTETTSTAKAPGSLNQLSTSIILNQTLSQAEEEQVQEIVKTTIGFVEERNDQLTVQGMEFAKPTEDIVPTTPKEIIGNTIKETLLKDWPYLAGGLGILLLLIVLLTVLMKKSKNRNDDEFDFEEVTNDKADGTLNNELETIRMQKLKEKQDKLAKRERMEKSDREAAELTEELNQAMSVKEKAAREYAKENPEASADLIKIWMKDE from the coding sequence ATGGGAAACTTTCAAAATACAATGAATGGAATCAAAGCAGGTTGGGCAGGGTTGGGTAGGCAAAAGCGCAATAGTTTAGTCCTTTTGTTGATCCTGATTACAGCATCCGTAATAGGATTAACCTACTACACACAAAAAGTAGAATACGCGACCTTGTTTTCCAATTTAGAAGAAACAGATGCAGGAATAATTGTAAATGATTTGAAAACGAAAAAAGTGAAATACAAGTTAGAAGATAATGGAACGACTATTTTGGTTGATAAAAGCCAAGTAGACACGTACCGAATTGATTTAGCGGTTAACGATATGTTGCCACAAAACTCAACGGGCTTTGAAATTTTCGATACGACGAGTATGATGGCAACGGATGAAGATCGAAAAATTATGTACCAACGGGCGGTAACAGGTGAACTGGAACGGTCTATTTCAGCACTGGACGCAATTGAAACCGCTAAAGTCTTATTGTCGATGCCAAAAGAAAGCGTGTTTACGAGTCAAGAAGACCAAGCAAAAGCATCTGCGAGCGTTGTCTTAACGACAAGTAACGGTCAAATTCCAGATAATTCGGCTGTCCAAGGAATTGCCTCATTGATTGCTGGAGCAGTTGAAAATTTGCCGAAAGAAAACATCAAGATAGTTGATACAAAAGGCAACTTGTTAAGTGCAGCCTTAGAAGACGATAGCAGCTTAAATGCAACAGATATGGTGAGCAAATACCAAGCAATTAAAAATAGATACGAACAAGAACTAGAAGAAAAGTTAACAGAAACATTGGGTCCGATTTTTGGAGCAGAAAATGTCAATGTCGCTGTGAGTGCAGATTTGAACTTTGATTCAATTCAAAAAGAAAGGGTGACTTATTCAGATGAACCGGTCTTAAGAAGTGAAACGGTTTCTGCCAGTGGTGGAACCATTGATGTGGCTGGGGGAACAGGAATTGATAATGTCATCAATGAAATCGTTGAAGGCGATGGCGATGTAAGTTCTTCTTACGACCGAACAGCTAATTATGAGTTGGATACAGAAACCACTAGCACAGCTAAAGCACCAGGGTCACTCAATCAATTGTCGACTTCTATTATTTTGAATCAAACATTAAGTCAAGCAGAAGAAGAACAAGTGCAAGAAATAGTTAAAACAACAATTGGATTTGTCGAAGAACGAAATGATCAACTAACCGTTCAAGGGATGGAATTTGCAAAGCCAACAGAAGACATCGTGCCGACAACTCCTAAAGAGATTATTGGCAATACGATTAAAGAGACTTTGCTAAAAGATTGGCCTTATTTAGCGGGCGGTTTGGGAATACTCTTATTGCTAATCGTCCTATTAACGGTTTTGATGAAAAAATCAAAAAATAGAAACGATGATGAGTTTGATTTCGAAGAAGTCACGAATGATAAAGCAGATGGCACGTTGAATAACGAATTAGAAACAATCAGAATGCAGAAATTGAAAGAGAAACAAGACAAACTAGCAAAAAGAGAACGAATGGAAAAAAGTGATCGAGAAGCCGCAGAATTAACGGAAGAGTTGAATCAAGCCATGTCTGTTAAGGAAAAAGCAGCTAGGGAATACGCGAAAGAGAATCCAGAAGCTTCTGCAGATTTGATAAAAATTTGGATGAAAGATGAGTAG
- the fliG gene encoding flagellar motor switch protein FliG encodes MQEIDGIKKSAILLISLGSETAAKIMKTLPDSYIQKVSYEIANIDYVKPEERDAIVNEFIELSQAREYMIDGGIDYAKNLLNMAIGPQRAKEVIDMLNQIQLRERPFNIARKADPQQLTNLLLNEQPQTVALILCYMQPDKAALILSQFPLHLQSEIAERIGTITSTSPAIIEKIEKVIENKFSNYIENDMEAVGGVKTLVEILNSVGRSTEKNIIGVLEEKQPELAEEIKASLFTFEDITTLEKGDVQKVLREIDNDDLALALKGGSDEIKEFIFANLSERASETLKEDLQFMGPSRLSAVEEAQQRVVSVIRMLDEKGEVYLRRGEQDAIIS; translated from the coding sequence GTGCAAGAAATAGATGGCATAAAAAAATCTGCAATATTGTTGATTTCCTTAGGGTCTGAAACAGCAGCGAAAATCATGAAAACATTACCAGATAGTTACATTCAAAAAGTTAGTTACGAAATCGCTAATATCGATTATGTAAAGCCAGAAGAACGAGATGCGATTGTCAATGAATTTATCGAATTATCACAAGCCAGAGAATATATGATTGATGGCGGAATTGATTACGCTAAAAACTTATTGAATATGGCTATCGGCCCTCAAAGAGCAAAAGAAGTAATCGACATGTTAAATCAGATTCAATTACGTGAAAGACCGTTCAATATTGCTAGAAAAGCGGATCCACAGCAGTTAACGAACTTGTTGTTAAATGAACAGCCACAAACAGTTGCCTTGATTTTGTGTTACATGCAGCCCGATAAAGCGGCGTTGATTCTATCTCAATTCCCATTGCATCTGCAATCAGAGATTGCTGAAAGAATTGGGACCATCACGAGTACGTCACCGGCCATTATTGAAAAGATTGAAAAAGTCATTGAAAATAAATTTTCAAATTATATTGAAAATGACATGGAAGCTGTTGGCGGAGTGAAAACATTGGTTGAAATTCTTAACTCGGTTGGTCGAAGTACAGAGAAAAATATTATTGGTGTCTTAGAAGAAAAACAACCTGAATTGGCCGAAGAAATTAAAGCCAGCCTATTCACCTTTGAAGATATCACAACCCTTGAAAAAGGCGATGTTCAAAAAGTTCTTAGAGAAATCGATAATGATGACTTGGCATTGGCGCTTAAAGGTGGATCTGATGAAATCAAAGAATTTATTTTTGCTAATCTATCAGAACGGGCAAGCGAAACACTCAAAGAAGATCTGCAGTTCATGGGACCTTCTCGTCTATCGGCTGTAGAAGAAGCTCAACAACGAGTGGTTTCTGTTATCCGTATGTTGGATGAGAAAGGCGAAGTTTATTTGAGAAGAGGAGAACAAGATGCCATCATCTCATAA
- a CDS encoding FliH/SctL family protein has protein sequence MPSSHNIIKRGHSFSEEQTSLIQTKLAVQKVTIVPKETLSEVQTGVNYEELATVKAEVSAVKAQKEKLIKIAEAEAEALKSAAIEKGFVEGQTTGYEAGYSSGYLAGMQKAEEESIKMKENVQQMLVEAEAFVEKYYKEQKEALLDLAGHMAETIVHTTIDTSSEQIMDLVKPVIHRLRRENQLITLSVRPEQNQLVKEAVSELEKEHPEIRFAVLTDNTLDKNGCTIESAHAIIDLQVRKQLDAMLAEMKEME, from the coding sequence ATGCCATCATCTCATAATATTATTAAACGAGGGCATTCTTTTTCAGAAGAACAAACCTCATTGATTCAAACAAAATTAGCGGTTCAAAAAGTAACAATTGTTCCAAAAGAAACGCTTAGTGAAGTTCAAACGGGTGTTAACTATGAAGAATTAGCAACTGTTAAAGCAGAGGTATCGGCTGTAAAAGCTCAAAAAGAAAAGTTGATTAAAATAGCTGAAGCAGAAGCAGAAGCTTTAAAATCGGCCGCTATTGAAAAAGGATTCGTTGAAGGACAAACAACGGGCTATGAAGCAGGTTATTCAAGCGGTTACCTTGCGGGGATGCAAAAAGCAGAAGAAGAAAGCATTAAAATGAAAGAAAACGTCCAACAGATGCTGGTGGAAGCAGAAGCCTTTGTTGAAAAGTATTACAAAGAACAAAAAGAAGCTCTATTAGATCTGGCAGGACATATGGCAGAAACCATTGTCCATACAACAATCGATACTTCTTCAGAGCAAATAATGGACTTAGTCAAACCCGTTATCCATCGATTGAGACGTGAAAATCAGCTAATTACCTTATCTGTTCGACCTGAACAAAACCAACTAGTTAAAGAAGCAGTTAGTGAGTTAGAAAAAGAACATCCAGAGATTCGTTTTGCGGTACTAACAGACAATACCCTCGATAAAAATGGCTGTACGATTGAAAGTGCTCATGCGATTATTGACTTGCAAGTGCGAAAACAACTGGATGCGATGTTGGCCGAGATGAAAGAGATGGAGTGA
- the fliI gene encoding flagellar protein export ATPase FliI, which produces MFSLPFEAYHNELNKKNYHLKLGKVSQVTGLIIKVEGLDAFVGEVCEIRIKSSSRIALSEVVGFVEETVLLMPLDELDGIGPGCLVRPTGKRLKVEISEKLLGNTLDGLGRPMDENLKVDGVFYDVNRSSPNPFKRKKIQDVIPTGIRAIDGTLTVGEGQRMGIFAGSGVGKSTLLGMMARYIEADIIVIGLIGERGREVLEFIEKDLGEEGYKKSVVVCATSDMPPLVRLKGASVATTIAEYFRDQGKKVVLMMDSVTRVAMAQREIGLATGEPPTTKGYTPSVFTTLPKLMERSGMSETGSITAFYTVLVEGDDMNEPIADSVRGILDGHIVLSRKIASENHYPAIDIQNSISRLMKDITTEKHYLAAGRLKENMAVYADSKDLIDVGAYRTGSNPSVDRAVQLNSPIKNFLKQKVDDEIAFEDVVASLDTLFKTSQVSG; this is translated from the coding sequence ATGTTTAGCCTACCTTTTGAAGCGTATCACAACGAATTAAATAAAAAAAATTACCACTTAAAATTGGGTAAGGTTAGTCAGGTAACCGGTCTCATAATCAAAGTTGAAGGATTAGATGCCTTTGTTGGCGAAGTTTGCGAGATACGAATCAAGTCTTCTAGTCGAATTGCTTTGAGTGAAGTGGTGGGTTTCGTAGAAGAGACGGTCTTATTGATGCCACTGGATGAATTAGATGGGATTGGGCCAGGCTGTTTGGTACGGCCGACAGGCAAAAGATTGAAAGTCGAAATCAGTGAAAAACTGTTGGGCAATACGTTAGATGGGTTAGGCCGCCCAATGGATGAAAACCTGAAAGTAGACGGCGTATTTTATGACGTTAACCGAAGTTCACCGAATCCTTTCAAACGAAAAAAAATCCAAGATGTGATTCCGACAGGTATTAGAGCCATTGATGGTACGCTAACCGTTGGTGAAGGCCAACGCATGGGCATCTTTGCCGGTAGTGGCGTTGGAAAGAGTACCTTGTTGGGCATGATGGCTCGTTACATTGAAGCCGACATTATTGTGATTGGATTAATCGGAGAACGGGGTAGAGAAGTTCTTGAATTCATTGAAAAAGATCTTGGGGAAGAAGGGTACAAAAAATCGGTTGTCGTTTGTGCGACATCGGATATGCCACCTCTTGTTCGTTTGAAAGGCGCGTCAGTAGCGACGACGATTGCGGAATATTTTCGTGACCAAGGGAAAAAAGTGGTCTTAATGATGGATTCCGTTACGCGGGTTGCTATGGCCCAAAGAGAGATAGGACTAGCGACCGGTGAGCCACCAACAACTAAAGGGTATACTCCTTCCGTTTTTACAACGTTGCCAAAGTTAATGGAACGAAGTGGTATGTCAGAAACAGGATCGATTACCGCCTTTTATACCGTTCTTGTTGAAGGAGATGATATGAATGAGCCAATTGCCGATTCTGTACGTGGAATATTGGACGGACACATTGTCTTGTCACGTAAAATAGCTTCTGAGAATCATTACCCTGCAATCGATATCCAAAATAGTATTAGTCGTTTGATGAAGGATATCACAACAGAAAAACACTACTTAGCAGCCGGCAGATTAAAAGAAAATATGGCTGTGTATGCCGATTCGAAGGATTTAATTGATGTTGGGGCGTATCGAACAGGAAGCAATCCTTCAGTAGACAGAGCGGTTCAATTAAATAGCCCGATAAAGAATTTCTTAAAACAAAAAGTGGATGATGAAATCGCATTTGAAGATGTAGTGGCATCATTAGATACCTTATTCAAAACGTCCCAAGTGAGCGGATAA
- the fliJ gene encoding flagellar export protein FliJ, translating into MSKFKFSMEKVLDWRSDTEETKKKNLGDAEREKVQQDSLLKDMIQENIKIKNESLTTTRIDILRRQNMYKVMLDERIIQQKNQVEIAIKSVETARLELMEAHKEKKVMEKLKEKEFNLLASQEKSEEQKQLDEMATLSYGRSYY; encoded by the coding sequence TTGAGTAAATTCAAGTTTTCAATGGAGAAAGTTTTGGATTGGCGTTCGGATACAGAAGAAACGAAGAAAAAAAATCTTGGAGATGCCGAGAGAGAAAAAGTTCAACAAGATTCTCTGCTAAAAGATATGATTCAAGAAAACATTAAGATAAAAAATGAAAGTTTAACCACAACTCGTATCGATATTTTACGTCGTCAAAACATGTATAAAGTGATGCTAGATGAAAGAATCATCCAGCAAAAAAACCAAGTGGAAATCGCAATAAAATCAGTTGAAACAGCTCGCTTAGAGTTAATGGAGGCCCACAAAGAAAAAAAGGTCATGGAAAAGTTGAAAGAAAAAGAATTCAACTTGTTAGCAAGTCAAGAAAAAAGTGAAGAACAAAAGCAATTGGATGAGATGGCTACTTTGAGTTATGGAAGAAGTTACTATTAA
- a CDS encoding flagellar hook-length control protein FliK: protein MDHPLIQSLKAMDTHPGDKSIKKEPVSKEQFQTHLSKETKKQLAEKETKLTPKKNEEKDQKNLSEKEKEKESVMDGLFSSSILTVQSGLSKSLKLSIPEVKVEIIQDITKGYIKPTDEIAIEKGREETLPVQKQNQKQVMELNKPPIDHTVEKTPTLSFEEETTNKINDNKINDNTINENKTTSTQTNPNSSLVATESGKEASLQLVGEEGVSNKGTAEVNATKEDLNTKVFETLTSPRLLTKDWTQVKKPIEAEKDVEIEQVLSSEAKDSKKTANQLESESVVINKNTAIGNEKRVSTIGVNEKEQLIVKNEDMDSNVKIDTAVAVQKNTSEPIVTKSNNQDTIRQKVTYEVNQLISKEIEQVQTKGQSSAKVTLSPAGMGDISISLELKDHVLSTKIIVDNIKIQELLTGGVPKLSDNLNRHAIQIGEVTIQLATSEQNDSRFEQRQHKKGQQTKRNITRGSFAESAPIKTASETNGKTGRLSILV, encoded by the coding sequence TTGGATCATCCGCTCATTCAATCATTAAAAGCGATGGATACTCATCCTGGGGATAAGAGTATAAAAAAAGAGCCTGTTTCTAAAGAGCAGTTTCAAACTCATTTATCTAAGGAAACTAAAAAGCAACTAGCAGAAAAAGAAACAAAGCTGACACCTAAAAAAAATGAAGAAAAAGACCAAAAAAATTTATCAGAAAAAGAAAAAGAAAAAGAATCAGTAATGGATGGTCTATTCTCAAGTTCCATTCTGACTGTTCAAAGCGGATTGTCTAAATCTTTAAAACTAAGCATACCTGAAGTGAAAGTAGAAATAATACAAGACATAACTAAGGGATACATAAAACCGACAGACGAGATTGCGATAGAAAAGGGACGGGAAGAAACCCTACCCGTTCAAAAACAAAATCAAAAACAAGTAATGGAACTGAACAAGCCGCCAATAGACCATACTGTAGAAAAAACCCCAACCCTTTCATTTGAAGAAGAAACAACTAATAAGATAAACGACAATAAGATAAACGACAATACGATAAACGAAAACAAAACAACTAGCACACAGACGAATCCAAACAGTTCTTTAGTAGCAACTGAGAGTGGAAAAGAAGCCTCCCTTCAACTAGTGGGAGAAGAAGGTGTTTCAAATAAAGGTACGGCTGAAGTAAATGCCACGAAAGAAGACTTAAATACCAAGGTGTTTGAAACCTTGACCAGCCCACGTTTATTAACAAAGGATTGGACTCAAGTCAAAAAGCCAATTGAAGCAGAAAAAGATGTTGAGATAGAACAGGTGCTATCTAGTGAGGCAAAGGATTCCAAGAAAACAGCCAATCAACTCGAAAGCGAGTCAGTTGTTATAAATAAGAATACCGCGATAGGAAATGAGAAAAGGGTATCAACAATCGGTGTTAATGAAAAAGAACAACTCATAGTCAAAAATGAGGACATGGACTCTAACGTTAAAATAGATACAGCAGTCGCTGTTCAAAAAAATACGAGTGAGCCCATTGTGACAAAGAGTAACAACCAAGACACCATAAGGCAAAAAGTCACATATGAAGTCAATCAACTTATTTCAAAAGAAATAGAGCAGGTTCAAACAAAAGGGCAATCCAGTGCTAAAGTGACACTTTCACCAGCGGGGATGGGGGATATTTCCATTTCTTTGGAATTAAAAGATCATGTGCTATCCACAAAAATCATTGTGGATAATATAAAAATCCAAGAACTACTAACTGGTGGTGTACCAAAATTATCTGATAATCTCAATCGACACGCCATCCAAATCGGCGAAGTAACCATTCAATTAGCGACGTCAGAACAAAATGACTCTCGTTTTGAGCAAAGACAACACAAAAAAGGGCAACAAACAAAAAGAAATATAACTAGGGGATCGTTTGCTGAAAGTGCGCCAATCAAAACAGCATCAGAAACAAATGGAAAAACAGGACGGTTGAGTATTTTAGTTTAG
- a CDS encoding flagellar hook-basal body complex protein has product MLKSLYSGVTGMKNIQTKMDVISNNIANVNTTSFKTGRVRFEDMISQTNARAQTGTNAQQVGLGVQVGAIDTVMSGGSLQSTGRPLDFAIENGDNSFFTVNDGKETFYTRDGGFYQDNTGNLVTSSGLNIMGYVAGTPVANVGEITMDKFGATPSAIVIKQTLPIDGKNISLQDYTIDKDGYIVGTYSNEKSYVLGRVALTSFSNPDGLEKQGANLYAESANSGAAALGNPSDPGYGSVRSGFLEMSNVDLANEFTDMIVTSRAYQANSRSITVSDTMLEELINLKR; this is encoded by the coding sequence ATGTTAAAATCTTTGTATTCAGGTGTTACTGGAATGAAAAATATCCAAACTAAAATGGACGTTATTTCGAATAATATTGCCAATGTTAATACGACTTCTTTTAAAACGGGTAGAGTTCGTTTTGAAGACATGATTAGTCAAACCAACGCTAGAGCTCAGACTGGAACAAATGCACAACAAGTAGGACTTGGCGTGCAAGTTGGCGCAATCGATACCGTTATGTCTGGTGGCTCATTGCAATCAACCGGTAGACCGTTGGACTTTGCGATTGAAAATGGCGATAATTCATTCTTTACTGTTAACGATGGCAAAGAAACTTTTTATACTCGTGATGGTGGTTTCTACCAAGATAATACCGGCAACTTGGTAACAAGTAGTGGGTTAAATATTATGGGATATGTCGCGGGAACGCCTGTTGCAAATGTGGGTGAGATCACAATGGATAAATTCGGTGCAACACCAAGTGCTATTGTTATCAAGCAGACTTTGCCTATTGATGGAAAAAACATCAGTTTACAAGATTACACCATCGATAAAGATGGTTACATTGTAGGAACATACAGCAATGAGAAATCTTATGTGTTAGGTCGTGTTGCTTTAACTAGTTTTTCAAATCCAGATGGACTAGAAAAACAAGGCGCGAACCTTTATGCGGAGTCAGCTAACTCAGGTGCTGCAGCGTTAGGTAACCCATCAGATCCAGGATATGGTTCTGTTCGTTCAGGATTTTTAGAAATGTCGAACGTCGATTTAGCCAATGAATTTACGGACATGATTGTGACAAGTAGAGCGTATCAAGCGAATTCAAGAAGCATTACCGTATCAGATACCATGCTAGAAGAATTGATTAACCTGAAGAGATAA